In the genome of Campylobacter avium LMG 24591, the window CGCTCCAATGAAAGCTAATAATATCTTCCAAATCCACAAGATACAAACAATCAAAAACTTCCCAAGTATTTTGCAGTTTTTTGAAATTATTTTTTCTTTTCTGAAGCATTTTAAAAATGAATTTTAAACCTGCTTTTTGTTGTATATTTGCCTTTTGTGTTATAAACCAATCATCACAGCTTGTGTTGTATAAATTAGCAATGCACACTGCCAAAGTACTACGCAAGGCATTTTCAAAACAATGCAAAAGTAAAAAATTTGCTTAATGAGCTTTTCGTCTTTTTGTATAAAGCTTCATAATCAAGGTAAAAAGATTAGCATTTGTGGCTTGTGAATCTTTTTGTAAAATAATTTTAGCTTCCTTACAAGCTCCCCATAAGTAAGCAAAATGCAGAACTTTAATGCTTTGTTTAATACGTCTTTGAAAATCTCTTGTCAATAAATCAGGACAATCCATAAATAAATCTCTGATTTTTGCATATTCACTTTCTTGTAAAGAAAAAGACATTTTTTCGCCCTTTTTATTTTTAATTAACGATAATTATACTACAATAACATACAATTTAGAGGGCTAACCTGCCGAAAGTTGCGGGGTACTCTTGTGAGAGGCTACTCTAAATTTCTTACTTTTACACATTACATAGCTTATTTCATATAATTTCACAAAAAGCTTTATAAAAATTTTAAATATTTTTCACTCCCTCCAAAAACTCAAACCCTCCGCCTTAGCAAAGTCTATAAAGGCTTCGGCGATACCATCACTTTGGATAGTTTTGTATTTTTCACATCTCATCTCATACTCTTGCATTCTTGCTTGAAATTCCTCATTACTTTCATTCTTTTGCCTTAGTGGTTCATCGCCTTCTAAGTGTGGATTAAACAAATCGTGCTTTACAACTAAATGCTCGTGAGAATCTAAAAGCAAAGCATTTTCTAGCGTGTAGTAGATTTTCTCGCCTGAATTATCCTTGCTAGGTAGCATTTGGGTAGCAAAAAATATATTGTAATCCTCTTTTTTAGGGCAAAGCTCCCCACCCTTGCCATCATCACCGCCCCATTTTTGCAAAAATAAAACCGAAGTTTTCGTGCCTGTGTGAGGCTTAAAGACATTTTGATGTAGTCCAACAACAGCTAAGATTCTAGCTTTATCAGCGATAAATTCTCTTATATATTTATCGCTTGAGTTATTAAACCTACCCTGTGGCAAAACTATAGCCATACGCCCACCGGGCTTTAACATATCAAGGTTGCGTTCGATAAAAAGAATATCCCTACCGACTTTATTTTGCACCTTGCCACTAGCATTTTTGCCAAGCTCATAGCGATTTAAGATTCTGCTTTCTTTTATATCTCCTGCAAAGGGTGGATTTGCCATGAGTATATCAAAACTAAAGTCCCTATTTTCATTCTTTGTAGCACGCAATTTTTTAAGCCTTTTAAAGCCATCATTATACACATCAATCCAACTCTCATCTTTGAGCCAATCCTCCCACCGCTCATAATCAATGGAATTAAGATACAGCACATTTGTATGCCCATCGCCTGCAATTAAATTTAACATTTTAGACACTCTCACGCTCTTTTCATCAAAATCAATACCAAAAACCTTTTCTTTTACATAATCTTCACATTCTGGGATTTTCTTTTCTGCGGTAAAAAGATGGCTTGCTTCTATGCCCTTTTGCCTATAAATATTTTTCCACACATAAAAGCAAGTATGTATAGGAAAGCCACAGCTCCCGCTAGCAGTATCTATCATACTTTCATTTTCTTTTGGATTTAGCATCTTCACACACATATCTATCACATAGCGGGGTGTGAAATACTGACCCTTCTCGCCCTTAGCAGATTTATTTACCAAATACTCAAAGGCATCATCAATCACTTCTAGGTTGGAGTTAAAAAACTTAACCTTATAGAGTGAAGCTACACATGCGCTTAGATGCGAGGGGCTAAGGCGGATTTTCTCATCGGCACTAAATACACCTTCCCATTTCTCCTTTGCCTTAGTAAATAGCTTTTCGATTTTATTTTTAAGCTCTGAATCAGATTCTCCGTAGTTTTTAAACTCTAAATTCTTATCCTTATCTC includes:
- a CDS encoding restriction endonuclease subunit M; protein product: MAVWSNGLQTSYFHRKDPNYFEEIPDIPTSDKTLKDILQEKFTFDDLMAIDVLKTQKRSLKNIIKDMEDEVLANAGVDVFEECFKLIFIKLYDELEGARDKDKNLEFKNYGESDSELKNKIEKLFTKAKEKWEGVFSADEKIRLSPSHLSACVASLYKVKFFNSNLEVIDDAFEYLVNKSAKGEKGQYFTPRYVIDMCVKMLNPKENESMIDTASGSCGFPIHTCFYVWKNIYRQKGIEASHLFTAEKKIPECEDYVKEKVFGIDFDEKSVRVSKMLNLIAGDGHTNVLYLNSIDYERWEDWLKDESWIDVYNDGFKRLKKLRATKNENRDFSFDILMANPPFAGDIKESRILNRYELGKNASGKVQNKVGRDILFIERNLDMLKPGGRMAIVLPQGRFNNSSDKYIREFIADKARILAVVGLHQNVFKPHTGTKTSVLFLQKWGGDDGKGGELCPKKEDYNIFFATQMLPSKDNSGEKIYYTLENALLLDSHEHLVVKHDLFNPHLEGDEPLRQKNESNEEFQARMQEYEMRCEKYKTIQSDGIAEAFIDFAKAEGLSFWRE